One Corvus moneduloides isolate bCorMon1 chromosome Z, bCorMon1.pri, whole genome shotgun sequence genomic window carries:
- the PTGR1 gene encoding prostaglandin reductase 1 isoform X1 — MVIAKAWVLKKHFDGFPKTSDFDLKEIELPNLKDGELLLASVFLSVDPYMRPYSRRLMKEGDIMIGTQVARIVESKNPAFAVGAFVVCDRGWRTHFISDGKDLRLLPSSWPESLPKSLALGTVGMPGLTAYFGLLEVCKMKPGETVLVNAAAGAVGSVVGQLAKIGGCKVVGCAGSDDKVAYLKKLGFDEAFNYKTVKSLDEALSKASPDGYDCFFDNVGGEFASVAINQMKKYGRIAVCGAISEYNDSVPQKGPYVQYPMIFKELQMEGFLVTRWNHRREEGLNALLKWVVEGKVKYHEQVTEGFENMPMAFIGMLKGENIGKAVVKV, encoded by the exons ATGGTGATTGCCAAGGCATGGGTTCTAAAGAAGCATTTTGATGGTTTTCCCAAAACCAGTGACTTTGACCTGAAAGAGATAGAGCTGCCAAATCTAAAGGATGGAG AGTTGCTGCTTGCATCGGTGTTTCTCAGTGTTGACCCTTACATGAG ACCTTACAGTCGAAGGCTCATGAAGGAAGGGGACATAATGATAGGCACACAGGTTGCCAG GATTGTAGAAAGCAAAAATCCTGCTTTTGCAGTGGGGGCCTTTGTCGTGTGTGATAGGGGCTGGAGAACTCATTTTATCTCTGATGGGAAAGATCTACGACTCCTTCCTTCCAGTTGGCCGGAATCACTCCCCAAATCTCTAGCTCTTGGAACAGTTGGCATGCCAGG cCTCACTGCATATTTTGGTCTGCTGGAGGTCTGCAAGATGAAGCCAGGAGAGACAGTGCTGGTTAATGCTGCAGCTGGCGCTGTGGGCTCTGTGGTGGGTCAGCTCGCTAAAATTGGG GGTTGCAAAGTGGTCGGCTGTGCTGGTTCAGATGACAAGGTTGCCTATCTGAAAAAATTAGGCTTTGATGAAGCCTTTAATTACAAGACTGTTAAATCTCTGGATGAAGCACTGAGTAAAGCCTCTCCTGATGGCTATGACTGTTTCTTTGACAAT GTGGGCGGAGAATTTGCCAGTGTTGCTATCAACCAGATGAAGAAATATGGAAGGATTGCAGTCTGTGGAGCCATCTCTGAGTACAATGACTCTGTGCCTCAGAAAG GGCCTTATGTGCAGTATCCAATGATCTTCAAAGAGCTTCAAATGGAAGGGTTTCTTGTGACCCGATGGAACCACCGCCGAGAGGAAGGTCTGAACGCTCTGCTAAAGTGGGTTGTGGAG GGAAAAGTGAAGTACCATGAACAAGTCACTGAAGGATTTGAGAACATGCCAATGGCTTTTATTGGAATGCTAAAGGGAGAAAATATTGGAAAAGCTGTTGTAAAAGTGTGA
- the PTGR1 gene encoding prostaglandin reductase 1 isoform X3, whose protein sequence is MKEGDIMIGTQVARIVESKNPAFAVGAFVVCDRGWRTHFISDGKDLRLLPSSWPESLPKSLALGTVGMPGLTAYFGLLEVCKMKPGETVLVNAAAGAVGSVVGQLAKIGGCKVVGCAGSDDKVAYLKKLGFDEAFNYKTVKSLDEALSKASPDGYDCFFDNVGGEFASVAINQMKKYGRIAVCGAISEYNDSVPQKGPYVQYPMIFKELQMEGFLVTRWNHRREEGLNALLKWVVEGKVKYHEQVTEGFENMPMAFIGMLKGENIGKAVVKV, encoded by the exons ATGAAGGAAGGGGACATAATGATAGGCACACAGGTTGCCAG GATTGTAGAAAGCAAAAATCCTGCTTTTGCAGTGGGGGCCTTTGTCGTGTGTGATAGGGGCTGGAGAACTCATTTTATCTCTGATGGGAAAGATCTACGACTCCTTCCTTCCAGTTGGCCGGAATCACTCCCCAAATCTCTAGCTCTTGGAACAGTTGGCATGCCAGG cCTCACTGCATATTTTGGTCTGCTGGAGGTCTGCAAGATGAAGCCAGGAGAGACAGTGCTGGTTAATGCTGCAGCTGGCGCTGTGGGCTCTGTGGTGGGTCAGCTCGCTAAAATTGGG GGTTGCAAAGTGGTCGGCTGTGCTGGTTCAGATGACAAGGTTGCCTATCTGAAAAAATTAGGCTTTGATGAAGCCTTTAATTACAAGACTGTTAAATCTCTGGATGAAGCACTGAGTAAAGCCTCTCCTGATGGCTATGACTGTTTCTTTGACAAT GTGGGCGGAGAATTTGCCAGTGTTGCTATCAACCAGATGAAGAAATATGGAAGGATTGCAGTCTGTGGAGCCATCTCTGAGTACAATGACTCTGTGCCTCAGAAAG GGCCTTATGTGCAGTATCCAATGATCTTCAAAGAGCTTCAAATGGAAGGGTTTCTTGTGACCCGATGGAACCACCGCCGAGAGGAAGGTCTGAACGCTCTGCTAAAGTGGGTTGTGGAG GGAAAAGTGAAGTACCATGAACAAGTCACTGAAGGATTTGAGAACATGCCAATGGCTTTTATTGGAATGCTAAAGGGAGAAAATATTGGAAAAGCTGTTGTAAAAGTGTGA
- the PTGR1 gene encoding prostaglandin reductase 1 isoform X2 — protein sequence MEEFALFFITELLLASVFLSVDPYMRPYSRRLMKEGDIMIGTQVARIVESKNPAFAVGAFVVCDRGWRTHFISDGKDLRLLPSSWPESLPKSLALGTVGMPGLTAYFGLLEVCKMKPGETVLVNAAAGAVGSVVGQLAKIGGCKVVGCAGSDDKVAYLKKLGFDEAFNYKTVKSLDEALSKASPDGYDCFFDNVGGEFASVAINQMKKYGRIAVCGAISEYNDSVPQKGPYVQYPMIFKELQMEGFLVTRWNHRREEGLNALLKWVVEGKVKYHEQVTEGFENMPMAFIGMLKGENIGKAVVKV from the exons ATGGAG gaatttgctttgtttttcatcaCAGAGTTGCTGCTTGCATCGGTGTTTCTCAGTGTTGACCCTTACATGAG ACCTTACAGTCGAAGGCTCATGAAGGAAGGGGACATAATGATAGGCACACAGGTTGCCAG GATTGTAGAAAGCAAAAATCCTGCTTTTGCAGTGGGGGCCTTTGTCGTGTGTGATAGGGGCTGGAGAACTCATTTTATCTCTGATGGGAAAGATCTACGACTCCTTCCTTCCAGTTGGCCGGAATCACTCCCCAAATCTCTAGCTCTTGGAACAGTTGGCATGCCAGG cCTCACTGCATATTTTGGTCTGCTGGAGGTCTGCAAGATGAAGCCAGGAGAGACAGTGCTGGTTAATGCTGCAGCTGGCGCTGTGGGCTCTGTGGTGGGTCAGCTCGCTAAAATTGGG GGTTGCAAAGTGGTCGGCTGTGCTGGTTCAGATGACAAGGTTGCCTATCTGAAAAAATTAGGCTTTGATGAAGCCTTTAATTACAAGACTGTTAAATCTCTGGATGAAGCACTGAGTAAAGCCTCTCCTGATGGCTATGACTGTTTCTTTGACAAT GTGGGCGGAGAATTTGCCAGTGTTGCTATCAACCAGATGAAGAAATATGGAAGGATTGCAGTCTGTGGAGCCATCTCTGAGTACAATGACTCTGTGCCTCAGAAAG GGCCTTATGTGCAGTATCCAATGATCTTCAAAGAGCTTCAAATGGAAGGGTTTCTTGTGACCCGATGGAACCACCGCCGAGAGGAAGGTCTGAACGCTCTGCTAAAGTGGGTTGTGGAG GGAAAAGTGAAGTACCATGAACAAGTCACTGAAGGATTTGAGAACATGCCAATGGCTTTTATTGGAATGCTAAAGGGAGAAAATATTGGAAAAGCTGTTGTAAAAGTGTGA